In Flavobacterium endoglycinae, one DNA window encodes the following:
- a CDS encoding DUF1573 domain-containing protein yields MKNVASFIAVVLFSIIGYAQNGPKIEFAAPDNTIDYGKISKTDNGVRSFEFTNTGDAPLLITGAESTVSSIVVTKPAAAIMPGKKGKIDVKYNMATGPIRKTITVETNAVNYPDGRVALKIKGEVL; encoded by the coding sequence ATGAAAAATGTTGCCTCTTTTATTGCTGTCGTATTATTTAGTATAATAGGTTATGCACAAAATGGCCCTAAAATTGAATTTGCAGCCCCTGACAATACCATTGATTATGGAAAAATTTCTAAAACAGATAATGGGGTTCGTTCCTTTGAGTTCACTAACACCGGCGATGCTCCGCTTTTAATTACGGGTGCCGAATCGACTGTTAGTTCTATAGTTGTTACCAAACCAGCTGCTGCCATCATGCCTGGTAAAAAAGGGAAAATTGATGTGAAATATAATATGGCTACTGGGCCAATTCGTAAAACAATTACAGTTGAAACCAATGCCGTAAATTATCCTGATGGGCGTGTTGCCTTGAAAATTAAAGGAGAAGTTTTATAA
- a CDS encoding OmpA family protein, with protein sequence MKKLLVIIFVFSIQFISAQDQESARAKRFFDKTYYSESIILYQKLADEKPSQEIIANLADSYFYTNDLVKAQRYYRLLIKNYSNNLDREYYFRYAQTLKATGSYDDANAVLKEYYSKSTDSADIKNFEKDLKTLENVTAIGKRFDIKNLAINTPNSEFGAVEYKENLVFTGVDLKPGLFDKKFKWDNAAYLNLVTIPLNKINAEKPIVRYFAQELKTGMHESNAIFTKDGKTMYFTRNNSKNGKKKKNDKKISNLQIFKAELVNGKWRNITSLPFNSPNYSVEHPALSPDEKVLYFASDMPGSVGSFDIYSVNVNKGAFDTPKNLGPEINTAKREQFPFASADNKLYFSSDGHLGYGSLDVFVSEINGNVYSKPVNIGLPLNSNLDDFAFNIDSDTKEGFFASNREGGKGSDDIYQFKEIKDLIVEDCKQFIAGIITDVDTKLALENATVILQDSENKTLNTITTLADGKFSFTVPCEASYKISAFKEKYTNESRTLTLDKTRDKINDGSLALKSVEAIKQEEKEQAEKRRKQEIIIEEENKKKEILAALELKEKEKKDKEAAIVAAEVKKNEKVKEILAKEKDVVKDKDRLIIKTDPIYFDYNMWYIRKESKVVLGRVVELMKKYPGMVIEIGSHTDSRGNAKFNENLSQKRASSTRDFIIQSGIDPKRVTAKGYGESVPIVKCKTDDACSEEEHELNRRSEFVIKNL encoded by the coding sequence ATGAAAAAACTACTCGTTATTATATTCGTATTTTCAATACAGTTTATAAGTGCACAAGATCAAGAATCAGCAAGAGCCAAACGCTTTTTCGACAAAACGTATTATAGCGAATCTATCATTTTATATCAAAAACTAGCTGACGAAAAACCATCGCAGGAAATTATAGCCAATCTAGCCGATTCATATTTTTATACAAATGACCTTGTAAAAGCGCAGCGTTATTACCGTCTTCTCATTAAAAATTATAGTAATAACTTAGATAGAGAATATTATTTTAGATACGCACAAACATTAAAAGCAACTGGAAGTTATGATGATGCAAATGCTGTTTTAAAAGAATATTACAGCAAATCAACAGATTCTGCAGACATTAAGAATTTTGAAAAAGACCTAAAAACACTTGAAAATGTTACTGCAATAGGAAAACGTTTTGATATTAAAAATCTGGCGATAAATACACCAAACTCTGAATTTGGGGCTGTGGAATACAAAGAAAATTTGGTTTTTACAGGAGTAGACTTAAAGCCGGGATTGTTTGATAAAAAGTTTAAATGGGACAATGCTGCTTATTTAAATTTGGTAACCATTCCGCTCAATAAAATTAATGCTGAAAAACCAATCGTACGTTATTTTGCCCAAGAATTAAAAACTGGAATGCACGAATCAAACGCTATTTTTACCAAGGATGGCAAGACAATGTATTTTACGAGAAACAATTCTAAAAACGGAAAGAAAAAGAAAAACGATAAAAAAATCTCAAACCTTCAGATTTTTAAAGCTGAATTAGTAAATGGAAAATGGAGAAACATTACTTCGCTTCCCTTCAACAGTCCTAATTATTCTGTAGAACATCCAGCTTTAAGTCCTGATGAAAAAGTATTATACTTTGCTTCGGATATGCCGGGTTCTGTAGGGTCTTTTGATATTTATTCCGTAAATGTAAATAAAGGCGCTTTTGATACGCCAAAGAATTTAGGGCCAGAAATTAATACTGCAAAAAGAGAACAGTTTCCTTTTGCTTCTGCAGATAATAAACTGTATTTTTCTTCTGACGGACACTTAGGTTATGGTTCGCTGGATGTTTTTGTTTCAGAAATTAATGGAAATGTATATTCAAAACCAGTGAATATCGGACTTCCTTTAAATTCAAACCTCGATGATTTTGCTTTCAATATTGATTCAGATACCAAAGAAGGATTTTTTGCATCCAATAGAGAAGGAGGAAAAGGAAGCGACGACATCTATCAATTTAAAGAAATAAAAGACTTAATTGTAGAAGACTGTAAACAGTTTATTGCCGGAATTATAACGGATGTTGATACTAAATTGGCTTTAGAAAATGCAACCGTAATTCTTCAAGATTCAGAAAATAAAACATTAAATACCATCACGACTTTGGCTGACGGAAAATTTAGTTTTACAGTTCCGTGTGAAGCATCATATAAAATTTCGGCATTTAAAGAAAAATATACAAATGAATCCAGAACATTGACTTTAGATAAAACTAGAGACAAAATAAATGATGGTTCACTAGCTCTTAAATCTGTTGAAGCCATCAAGCAAGAAGAAAAAGAACAGGCAGAAAAGAGACGAAAACAAGAGATTATTATAGAAGAAGAAAACAAGAAAAAAGAAATCTTGGCGGCTCTTGAATTAAAAGAAAAAGAGAAAAAAGACAAAGAAGCGGCCATTGTTGCTGCTGAAGTAAAAAAGAATGAAAAAGTAAAAGAAATTCTGGCAAAGGAAAAAGATGTTGTAAAAGACAAAGACCGTTTGATTATCAAAACTGATCCTATTTACTTTGATTATAATATGTGGTATATCCGTAAAGAATCAAAAGTAGTTTTAGGAAGAGTGGTCGAATTGATGAAAAAATATCCTGGAATGGTAATCGAAATTGGTTCGCATACAGATTCCCGCGGAAATGCAAAATTCAACGAAAACTTATCTCAAAAAAGAGCCAGCTCAACCAGAGATTTTATCATACAATCGGGTATCGATCCTAAAAGAGTGACTGCCAAAGGATACGGAGAATCAGTACCTATTGTAAAATGTAAAACAGATGATGCATGCTCTGAAGAAGAACATGAGCTGAATCGAAGATCAGAGTTTGTAATTAAAAACTTGTAG
- a CDS encoding PorP/SprF family type IX secretion system membrane protein — protein sequence MKKILLFISFLYITAVSAQQDPEYTHYMYNMSVVNPAYATGVPAMMNFGGLYRTQWVGAVGAPKTFTFFAHSAVSDKVEAGFSFISDDIGDGAKKENNFYADFAYVLNLGGRNKLSLGLKAGFSSMQTNFNGFRFTDPETDFAFAENINVTKPNIGVGAYYFRDNLYVGISAPNLLKSKYIQEKSGLNAFGSEEIHAFLTAGYVFQVTDMWKIKPAFMSKFVKGSPISVDLTANVLYNEKFELGAAYRIGDSVSGLFNVNVTPTLRVGYAYDHTLTNLGQFNSGTHEIMLLFDLDLLGKGFDKSPRFF from the coding sequence ATGAAAAAAATACTACTTTTTATAAGTTTCCTCTATATAACAGCAGTTTCCGCGCAGCAGGATCCTGAATACACACACTATATGTATAATATGAGTGTCGTGAATCCTGCTTATGCAACAGGAGTTCCAGCCATGATGAATTTTGGAGGATTATACAGAACACAATGGGTTGGAGCAGTGGGAGCGCCAAAAACATTTACTTTTTTTGCGCATAGTGCTGTCAGCGATAAAGTCGAAGCCGGCTTCTCATTTATATCAGATGATATTGGTGACGGCGCAAAAAAAGAAAATAACTTCTATGCCGATTTCGCGTATGTTTTAAATTTAGGAGGAAGAAATAAACTTTCCCTTGGGCTTAAAGCAGGTTTTTCTTCTATGCAGACCAATTTTAACGGATTCCGTTTTACCGATCCCGAAACAGATTTCGCTTTCGCAGAAAATATAAATGTAACCAAACCGAATATTGGAGTAGGAGCATATTATTTTAGAGATAATTTATATGTGGGAATTTCGGCACCTAATTTATTGAAGTCAAAATACATTCAAGAAAAATCAGGTCTGAATGCTTTTGGATCTGAAGAAATTCATGCTTTTTTAACCGCAGGATATGTTTTTCAGGTTACTGATATGTGGAAAATAAAACCAGCCTTTATGTCAAAATTTGTAAAAGGTTCTCCTATTTCTGTAGACCTTACGGCAAATGTTTTGTACAACGAAAAATTCGAATTAGGAGCAGCCTATAGAATTGGAGATTCTGTAAGCGGTTTGTTTAATGTTAATGTTACGCCTACGCTTAGAGTGGGTTATGCATACGATCATACACTGACAAACTTAGGTCAGTTTAATTCAGGAACGCACGAAATCATGCTGCTTTTCGATTTGGACTTATTAGGAAAAGGATTTGATAAATCACCTAGATTCTTTTAA
- a CDS encoding gliding motility-associated C-terminal domain-containing protein produces the protein MTKKYINFLQFVLFFVFLSFFSEKMNAQCAGNDGNQIICNISDPVNQSVSLFALLGGSPVPGGTWTDDNGSRGLNTSTGILNAQLIRSGGSYQYTYTAPSTAGCTDNKATVTITIGPFSGDPAPYATKCSDEQTFNLFSAFNSTVMSPHNNGVWTNSAGQAVSSTISITEMQGTYQFTYTVPPVLACSPSPVSSTVVLTVFRAPEPGTPGELALCGTTDLDGYTSFDVSTLLTGQDPGGRWSGHGITGPTNPVVDLKQVYATYGPGVYNYFYTVLSNDATCPDKSANIVITLEERLDFTGATLVIAEDICEDEIATAGYSGVITEGTTSIPNGQYRIVFNVSGPNGGTDSTTSSFVNGRLIFPINSQFFRQAGTFTVTITDIFSTDGKGACNNIINNLSDDLHIYKLPNLDNAILTPDPACQNKSSVVQLTNAASLDDGNYDIVYNLTGDNFALNQTANMTVTGGVGTFTIPGNLNANSGASVITITKITNTVTTCTNNANARGNMIINALPNASAGVIVNDVCLNDPVNVRVWGLGSLTDITLSYVLLGSNPAPEQTLTLTASGGNADFVIPSALLLNSGSTVVSLTNLKNNITGCDVNLTNVLDSFIINPIPAAPVLNPQTFCKVDGATIADLIPNGNQFKWYDSATSTTPLADTVILQSGNYYVKETSPAGCTSDAATVLITINDTPAPVLNTDGQNFCGLNNPTIADLSNNTNVPSTVVWYDSPNNGNLLTASTPLTEQGKYYGFDLSNTTGCFSYDHIEVTVTLTDCDNVPNDFFIPDGFSPNGDGVNDSFAIKDIEFLYPDYTLEIFNRYGNGMYKGDKNKPAWDGINYEKSGIGSGVAPNGVYFYILYFNKDNKPPKQGRLYLNR, from the coding sequence ATGACCAAAAAATACATCAATTTCTTACAATTTGTATTGTTTTTTGTTTTTTTGTCTTTTTTTTCAGAAAAAATGAATGCACAATGTGCAGGCAATGATGGCAATCAGATAATTTGTAACATTTCCGATCCAGTTAACCAATCAGTATCTTTATTTGCCTTGCTGGGAGGAAGTCCTGTGCCCGGCGGAACATGGACAGATGATAATGGTTCGAGAGGATTAAACACTTCAACAGGAATTTTAAATGCCCAGCTTATTCGAAGCGGGGGAAGTTATCAATATACCTATACTGCACCGTCTACAGCAGGCTGTACAGATAATAAAGCTACTGTAACTATTACAATTGGTCCGTTTTCAGGAGATCCTGCACCGTATGCCACAAAATGCAGCGATGAACAAACGTTTAATCTGTTTTCGGCATTTAATAGTACAGTCATGAGTCCGCATAATAATGGAGTTTGGACAAACAGCGCTGGACAGGCAGTATCGTCAACCATTTCAATTACTGAAATGCAGGGAACGTATCAGTTTACTTATACTGTGCCGCCCGTTTTAGCTTGTTCACCTTCGCCAGTATCATCAACAGTAGTTTTAACCGTTTTTAGAGCACCAGAACCTGGTACTCCGGGAGAATTGGCTTTATGCGGTACTACTGATCTCGATGGATATACCTCCTTTGATGTTAGTACACTACTCACCGGACAAGATCCTGGTGGAAGATGGAGCGGACATGGCATAACAGGACCAACAAATCCAGTTGTTGATTTAAAACAAGTATATGCCACTTATGGACCCGGTGTGTACAACTATTTTTATACTGTTTTATCTAACGATGCAACTTGTCCAGACAAATCTGCCAATATTGTAATTACACTCGAAGAAAGATTGGATTTTACAGGTGCCACATTAGTTATTGCCGAAGATATTTGTGAAGATGAAATTGCAACAGCAGGTTATTCTGGAGTAATTACAGAAGGAACAACTTCAATTCCGAATGGGCAGTATAGAATTGTTTTTAATGTATCGGGACCAAACGGAGGAACAGATTCTACAACTTCTAGTTTTGTAAACGGAAGATTAATTTTTCCAATTAACTCGCAGTTTTTTAGACAAGCAGGAACTTTTACGGTAACCATAACCGATATTTTTTCAACCGATGGAAAAGGAGCTTGTAATAATATTATCAATAATTTATCAGACGATTTACATATTTACAAACTGCCAAATTTAGACAATGCGATACTGACTCCAGATCCAGCCTGTCAGAATAAAAGTTCTGTAGTACAGCTTACAAATGCCGCTAGCCTTGACGATGGGAATTATGACATTGTTTATAATTTAACCGGAGACAATTTTGCTTTAAATCAAACTGCCAACATGACGGTTACTGGCGGAGTAGGAACATTTACTATTCCAGGTAATTTAAATGCAAATAGCGGAGCATCTGTCATCACTATAACCAAAATCACCAATACTGTAACCACTTGTACCAATAATGCTAATGCAAGAGGTAACATGATAATTAATGCATTGCCAAATGCTTCTGCAGGTGTTATTGTAAATGATGTTTGTCTCAACGATCCTGTCAATGTACGAGTTTGGGGACTGGGAAGTTTAACCGATATCACGCTTTCATACGTATTACTAGGCAGTAATCCTGCACCTGAACAAACTTTGACATTAACTGCATCAGGTGGAAATGCGGATTTTGTAATTCCTTCTGCTTTGCTTTTAAATTCAGGATCAACAGTAGTTTCATTAACAAACCTGAAAAATAATATTACAGGCTGCGATGTTAATTTAACCAATGTTCTAGACAGTTTTATAATAAATCCAATTCCGGCGGCACCAGTTCTAAATCCGCAGACATTTTGTAAAGTCGATGGCGCAACAATTGCTGATTTAATTCCAAATGGAAATCAATTTAAATGGTATGATTCCGCCACTTCAACTACACCTCTTGCAGACACAGTTATTTTACAGTCGGGTAATTATTATGTGAAAGAAACCTCTCCAGCAGGTTGTACTTCTGATGCTGCAACAGTATTAATAACCATAAATGATACTCCTGCTCCGGTGCTCAATACAGACGGACAAAATTTCTGCGGATTAAACAATCCAACAATAGCAGATTTATCCAATAATACCAATGTACCTTCAACTGTAGTTTGGTATGATTCTCCAAACAACGGAAATTTATTAACGGCTTCAACTCCTTTAACCGAACAAGGAAAATATTACGGATTCGATTTATCAAATACAACAGGCTGTTTTTCGTACGATCATATCGAAGTTACCGTGACGCTTACAGATTGTGATAATGTACCAAATGACTTTTTTATACCAGATGGATTTTCTCCTAATGGAGACGGCGTAAACGATTCATTTGCAATCAAAGATATTGAGTTTTTATATCCTGATTACACGCTTGAGATTTTCAATAGATACGGCAACGGAATGTATAAAGGCGACAAAAATAAACCAGCTTGGGATGGAATAAATTATGAAAAGAGCGGAATTGGAAGCGGGGTAGCTCCAAACGGAGTGTATTTCTATATTCTCTATTTCAATAAAGACAATAAACCGCCAAAACAAGGGCGTCTTTATTTAAATCGATAA
- a CDS encoding PDZ domain-containing protein, translating to MKKYIVLFFGLLLPFFIKAQDNFIIQNNNKKAIIPFKLINNLIFIPIKVNGVELNFLLDSGVEETILFSMDEMQEVKFNNVEKIKLRGLGSENEIEGLKSTKNTLETHGLKSDNHMLYVILDQSFNLSSHIGIPVNGIIGYKFFKNNLVEVNYEKKKITVHVNNDAFKKKLEKKFKAIPITIEKSKPYIYTTAIVDSVGIPAKLLIDIGNSDAFWIFENNKIKLPKKNFPDFLGKGFSGDIEGHRARIKTFTIDEFDFKRPIVAFPDSSSIRNVKMVPDRIGSVGGEVLKRFTVVLDYADQKIFLKKNSKFKEPFTYNKSGITIQHNGLQWVQETVHLETVKVAVSLSEGEAAQNDGGNFRYKFSLKPIYEIVNIRKNSAAEKCGLQKGDIIVSINKERPYKYTLQQINQLLKSEDDVWITLEVERNSLILKFHFKLEDEL from the coding sequence ATGAAAAAATATATCGTCCTGTTTTTTGGGTTATTGCTGCCTTTTTTTATAAAAGCTCAAGATAATTTTATTATACAAAACAACAATAAAAAGGCGATTATCCCTTTTAAATTGATCAATAACCTCATTTTTATTCCGATTAAAGTAAACGGAGTCGAACTCAATTTTCTATTAGATTCTGGTGTTGAAGAGACTATTTTGTTCAGTATGGATGAAATGCAGGAAGTGAAGTTTAATAATGTTGAAAAAATCAAACTTAGAGGACTTGGTTCTGAAAATGAAATTGAAGGATTAAAATCGACCAAAAATACTCTTGAAACGCACGGGCTAAAATCAGATAACCATATGCTGTATGTGATTTTAGATCAAAGTTTTAATTTATCATCGCATATTGGAATTCCCGTAAACGGAATTATTGGTTATAAATTCTTTAAGAACAATCTGGTTGAAGTAAATTACGAGAAAAAGAAAATCACGGTACATGTGAATAATGACGCTTTTAAAAAGAAACTTGAAAAAAAGTTTAAAGCCATTCCTATCACCATCGAAAAGTCTAAACCGTATATTTATACTACTGCAATTGTCGATAGTGTTGGAATACCTGCCAAGCTACTGATTGATATAGGAAATAGTGATGCCTTTTGGATTTTTGAAAACAACAAAATAAAACTTCCTAAAAAGAATTTTCCTGATTTTTTAGGTAAAGGTTTTAGTGGCGATATCGAAGGACATCGTGCTCGCATTAAGACATTTACTATCGATGAATTTGATTTTAAAAGACCGATCGTAGCTTTTCCCGATTCAAGTTCTATTCGTAATGTTAAGATGGTTCCAGACCGTATTGGTTCTGTAGGAGGAGAAGTTTTAAAACGCTTTACAGTAGTATTAGATTATGCTGACCAAAAAATTTTTCTAAAAAAGAACAGCAAGTTTAAAGAACCTTTTACGTATAACAAAAGTGGAATTACAATTCAGCATAATGGTTTACAATGGGTACAGGAAACAGTGCATCTTGAAACCGTAAAAGTCGCTGTATCTTTAAGTGAAGGTGAAGCTGCACAAAATGATGGTGGGAACTTTAGATACAAATTCTCCCTAAAACCCATTTATGAAATTGTCAATATTCGTAAAAATTCTGCTGCGGAAAAATGTGGACTACAGAAAGGGGATATTATAGTCAGTATTAATAAAGAACGTCCTTATAAATATACTCTGCAGCAAATTAATCAGCTTTTAAAATCAGAAGATGATGTCTGGATTACTTTAGAAGTTGAAAGAAACAGCCTTATTTTAAAATTCCACTTTAAGCTTGAAGATGAATTGTAA
- a CDS encoding pyridoxal phosphate-dependent aminotransferase, translated as MPTISNKGRNMPESPIRKLAPYADLAKQKGHKVYHLNIGQPDIKTPEVAIEAVKNIDLSIIEYSPSAGYESYRKKLAQFYQRQNVNVNSEDIIVTTGGSEALLFALATITDPGDEIIIPEPFYANYHAFASSTSATVVPLVSTIETAFALPSIEEVEKLITPRTKAILICNPGNPTGYLYSEAEIKQLAGLIKKYDLYLIADEVYREFLYDGYDVHFSVMNLEDVQQNVIMVDSVSKRYSMCGARIGCLITKNKEILATVMKFAQARLSPPTIEQIACEAAIDTPQSYFDEVIAEYKERRNTLIAELNKIEGVVVTKPKGAFYCIAQLPIDNADDFAQWLLESYNLNGETVMIAPAKGFYSTPGMGLNQVRIAYVLNKKDLVSAVNVLKEGLSAYKNR; from the coding sequence ATGCCAACAATTTCTAACAAAGGCAGAAACATGCCCGAATCTCCGATACGCAAGCTTGCTCCCTATGCTGATTTAGCAAAGCAGAAAGGACACAAAGTGTATCATTTAAACATTGGTCAACCGGATATCAAGACACCCGAAGTGGCCATCGAGGCGGTAAAAAATATTGATTTAAGTATTATCGAATACAGTCCGTCAGCCGGATATGAAAGTTACAGAAAAAAATTAGCTCAATTTTACCAGCGCCAAAACGTAAACGTTAACTCAGAAGACATCATTGTTACAACTGGTGGTTCTGAAGCCTTATTGTTTGCACTGGCCACAATCACGGATCCGGGAGATGAAATTATTATTCCTGAACCTTTTTATGCTAATTACCATGCGTTTGCTTCTTCTACAAGTGCGACTGTAGTGCCTCTAGTTTCTACAATTGAAACTGCATTTGCATTGCCAAGTATTGAAGAAGTTGAAAAACTGATTACACCAAGAACCAAAGCAATTTTAATTTGCAATCCTGGTAATCCAACTGGATATTTATATTCTGAAGCCGAAATTAAACAGTTAGCCGGTTTAATTAAAAAATATGATTTATATCTGATTGCTGACGAAGTATATCGTGAGTTTTTATATGATGGATATGATGTGCATTTTTCTGTAATGAATCTTGAAGATGTGCAACAAAATGTAATCATGGTTGATTCTGTTTCAAAACGTTACAGTATGTGCGGTGCAAGAATTGGCTGTTTGATTACTAAAAACAAAGAGATTTTAGCAACGGTAATGAAATTTGCACAAGCGCGTTTGAGTCCGCCAACTATTGAGCAGATTGCCTGCGAAGCTGCGATCGACACTCCGCAAAGTTATTTTGATGAAGTTATTGCAGAATACAAGGAACGACGCAACACTTTAATCGCTGAATTAAATAAAATTGAAGGCGTTGTAGTTACCAAGCCAAAAGGGGCATTTTACTGCATCGCCCAGCTGCCAATTGATAATGCTGATGATTTTGCACAATGGCTTCTGGAAAGTTACAATTTAAACGGAGAAACTGTAATGATTGCTCCTGCCAAAGGATTCTATTCTACACCAGGAATGGGACTTAATCAGGTTCGAATTGCATATGTTTTGAACAAAAAAGATCTAGTGAGTGCTGTAAATGTTCTAAAAGAGGGACTTTCGGCATACAAAAATAGATAA
- the folE gene encoding GTP cyclohydrolase I FolE, which translates to MINNDDFLDEIGDSHFSSNAKNPLREDAFELSDEEKIEKIKKDVENILQTLGMDLTDDSIKGTPNRVAKMFVKEIFGGLNPAKQPKASTFDNNYKYGEMLVEKNITVYSTCEHHLLPIIGRAHVAYISSGRVIGLSKMNRIVEYYAKRPQVQERLTMQIVQELQKALGTEDVACVIDAKHLCVNSRGIKDIESSTVTSEFGGKFKEPQTKREFLDYIKLDTQF; encoded by the coding sequence ATGATAAATAACGACGATTTTTTAGACGAAATAGGTGACAGTCATTTCAGCAGCAATGCAAAAAACCCTCTTAGAGAGGATGCTTTTGAGTTAAGCGACGAAGAGAAAATAGAAAAAATAAAAAAAGATGTTGAAAACATTCTTCAGACTTTAGGAATGGATTTAACAGACGACAGCATAAAAGGAACTCCAAACCGAGTTGCAAAAATGTTTGTTAAAGAAATTTTTGGCGGTTTAAATCCTGCAAAACAGCCAAAGGCTTCTACTTTTGATAATAACTACAAATACGGCGAAATGCTGGTAGAAAAAAATATTACCGTTTATTCTACTTGCGAACACCACTTATTACCTATCATAGGACGTGCTCATGTTGCTTATATTTCAAGCGGAAGAGTAATCGGATTATCAAAAATGAACCGAATTGTAGAGTATTACGCAAAAAGACCTCAGGTACAAGAGCGTTTGACTATGCAAATTGTTCAGGAACTTCAAAAAGCTTTAGGAACAGAAGATGTTGCCTGTGTTATCGATGCTAAACACCTTTGTGTAAACTCAAGAGGAATCAAAGACATAGAAAGCAGCACTGTAACTTCTGAATTCGGAGGAAAATTCAAAGAACCTCAAACTAAAAGAGAATTTCTTGATTATATTAAGTTAGATACACAGTTCTAA
- a CDS encoding four helix bundle protein → MAKIEKFEDLEIWRLAREICQQIENLIQSTNLKTNYSLRDQIDRSSGSIMDNIAEGFERNGNREFINFLSIAKGSAGEVKSQSYRAFDKKLINEEQHLKLNEKVELVKNKIGAMMNYLNKCEIKGLKFK, encoded by the coding sequence ATGGCGAAAATAGAAAAATTTGAAGATTTGGAAATTTGGAGATTAGCTCGAGAAATCTGCCAGCAGATTGAAAACTTAATTCAAAGCACCAATCTAAAAACAAATTATTCTTTAAGAGACCAAATTGACAGAAGTTCAGGCTCAATTATGGACAATATTGCAGAAGGTTTTGAACGCAACGGTAATAGAGAATTTATTAACTTTCTCAGCATTGCAAAAGGTTCAGCTGGAGAAGTAAAATCACAATCTTACAGAGCTTTTGATAAAAAATTAATCAATGAAGAACAACATTTAAAACTAAACGAAAAGGTTGAATTGGTAAAAAACAAAATTGGAGCAATGATGAACTATTTAAATAAATGTGAAATCAAGGGACTAAAATTTAAATAA